In Gossypium arboreum isolate Shixiya-1 chromosome 3, ASM2569848v2, whole genome shotgun sequence, the sequence ACTGTAACAATACTATAGCGTGTGATAAAAAGTAAACTAAACAAATTACATCATACCCCATCGCTCATCCAAATTAACCCTTAGCCATCATActttataaaaattgaaaactcaATCTAATTGGACACTACTGGTAAACATTGCACGTTAAATTGTTTGCCAGAAAATCAATACTTCAACCATTCAAGTTAAATTGgactaatttatcaattttcgtAAAGTATGAAACTCAATTTTGAGAAAATTAATCAGAAGAtggaaattcataattaaacctaaACAAGGTAACAATTTCCCGCGTTATCAAAACTTTTGCCAAAAGATCTCTTGGcgatggaagaaaagaaaaaaaaaacctttgatTGATTGCTAAAGAAGTTGTTTACACTTTGATGACTTTTGATAATTATGAATCCAATTATCCAATTGCTTAATCAATCAATCAAATTAGTCAAAAAGATGAGCTTATTCTAATCTTTATCTTTTCTTTAAAAAGATAAACACTAAAAAACAATGCCAACCCCACCATGAAAGTGCCACTCTACATATGTCATTTCCATCAAAAGCAACCCAATTGTGTAATACGTAAAGTAGTTTTTGTTACAAAACATATTACGTATGTTTGTTAGGAGTAAATCAATATCACACACGTATATAATaagatttaaatttaatatattcgACTAATATTTCGTGtataaaatttttacatttttataatatttatatatttttatcaatagTACATCTGATCAATCGAGTCATTCCATGATCCAAGGTTCTTTTAGTATTATATGTTTGATGTAATATTTTAGATATTTTTTAATGCATAATTATTTCTCACCCATAAAATTTGAGTCCAAACTCAAACCTATTGGGGAAATTTGGAGAGAAAATGTAAGCATCAACCAACCCCTTTTGCTTGCTGATTTCTCCTTGCAATGTAACTTATCCTGAACAGCTAAAGGATGGGCAGGTTGTCATGATAAGCactttaattttttgaaattacaATTTCGTTGTCAACTAATTGAGCTATTTATTTCACTTACATTTTTTTGGTAAAAAATAGAAAACACAAAACCATTAAACAAGCTCCTTAAAGGGATCCTCAAACAATCTTGATCCTAGACTTCTGTTACGAATCATCTTAACAAAATTATTTACGATTGCGTTTTCGCAACTCGTTCATATACATGTATAAAAGGAGAAAATTTTGGGACCAATCATATCATCTCATTATAACTTTTCtccaattaaattaaattcattaatAAGATATAAATCAAcaaattaaatcattttataaaaattatattcttTAAGGAttgctttatatttatttaatttaaattaataagaaTTGAATTGAACACgaaagcaaaagaaaaaaaaaagaaaattattgAGTGTTTTGAGCCCACAACAATATTATCTTCGGTCAAAATTTTGTTTCCCATCTCTATCGAAAATTTTAAGGGGGTCTGATAAACATGTCAAATTGCatattttttgtgcttaattCGGTTTATTGATGAACTGAACCCTGCTAATTAAGTGTTCTTATGATTTAATTCTTGTCGGGATGCAATTGATCAAAAGCAAGTGAAAAGGgccaaattagaagaaaattattGGAATGGGCCAAAGCAAAAAGATGGAGCAAGCCAAGGACTAGTCATaaatttgactttgtaaaaagccaaaaataggaaattctattttaagtttattttaattttatttatttttaattattattattttagattttatattaattttcttaagctatttttagtaaaccctatcTATATAAATAGGGGGTTTTAGTTCTtaggaaatcatccattaatCATTTGTCTCTATATTCCTATTTCATTTTGGAATTCCATTATCCaccttgtttttctttttcttaattcaattgagcattagattattttgtcttctttttacaaaatttgtcTAATTCTCTTTACAATTTTTCCTATCCATTTCCACTACCTTTTTCATATAATTTCTATCATTTCCATAACCTTCAAGCATGATTAAATTTATGCCACACTAAACCCCTTTCAGCTTTAAGTCGGTGTTAACCCCGTCAAAATACCCGTGAGTTACGAACCCGAGCTGTTTAACTCCCAACTTTCGATATTTATTATTTCTCCGGATTAAGAGTATGACTTCGTCAACTCACAAAGTCAAGACAACACTAAGTCAAAAAAGACGTCGTTTGAGTTAGTGTGGCTAGACGTACAGTTGGAATTCCGAAAGGATCGATTGTCTAATTGGTTTTCCGTGAACACATTGGCGTGCCAAGTGGGGATTGCTGTTTGGTTCCGTCAAGGGAAGTAGTAACCGGATTTAAACGCCTCAACGTTTGAGGGCATTGGTTCGAGCTAGGCTCTTTTAGAACGCAAAGCTGCCGGAGTTCTAAATCACGAACGTTTCGTAGGTTGTTCGATCGGTAAGGGTTAGTTATAGGACGTTCCATAACTAATTTACACAAGGAAGAGTTGGTGTCCGAGGTGTCCTTGAtagctataactagcttatcgGGAAAGAGGAGTTCACCTAATTTCGAGGAACGGGTCAAAGACGGGAAAACCCGTGCTTAAGGCTGAGCTAAGTTTTATTGATTCCCCTTTAAATTATTTcactatttatttttatttcatctttttatttcaTCTTTACTTTTTGCTTTTTACGTTTTCTTGTGTTTATTTCAGGTTTTATATTTATTTCCCCCCCTCCAAACATCGCGGGCACGACAACTGCCCAGACACTAATCTGGTCAAGAAACAAACAATTTTCAGTAATTCCAGTTTCTGTGGGATCGACCCTACTCCCTATACTGCTTTAATTTGCAAACTAGGTGTAGGTTTATATTGGTGGAATCGACAGCCATCAGGGTCATAGAATGAGAATGCCTCAAAATGCTTGAAAATATAAAACTATAAACCTCAAATCATTTATAGAGAACCTAACAAGtgattgtaaaaattaaaaagcgGACTTCTTCTTGAACCAAATTCGAATCCTAAAACTATTATTGTGAGAAAAAACTTTACCTGAACATTACTTTTCACTCAAAACCATGAAACGAACAACATcatgtatttttaaaaaatcatttataGAGGAAAATGCTAGTCGGACCATCAACGAAAATGAAACATCATATTATTAGTAGTCATATGTTTGTTGGAACAAACATTGGATTTTTTCatagatgttatttatttatgTCCCCAAAATGAAAATCTGTGGGTCTGTCCGTTTGCAGCTTGGTGCTGAAAGATCATAAGCTGTTAGCATTGCCATGACTCagttcttttgtttctttttgttgAAATGAAATGAGAAGAGGAATTGGAATTTGAAGCGAGAACCCCATCTTCAAGCCTTTCtttttgtcattatttaattgtTTACTTGACCTGTTTTTATTAAGGGTGGCCAACCCATGTGGCTAGTTTTTCATCCAAcaacctcttttttttttatgttagatTACACCCAAAACTCTAATAATTTTCCTTTACTACAAGTTGCGTTTGAAAGAAGAGATAAATAACTATTTAGTCTTAAATTTGAGGAGggtctaatttttttttagttaagcATCGGAAATTATTTCTACGTTGAGGCTTGAATCTTTTTTGTCTAAGTTAATTTTGTAAACCTTAAATTTCAGGCCTTAATGTGAAAAATTGTCAAGATCAAACTCTAATGCGGCAACAATTTCTAAATTCAGggattaatttggacaaaaaaaattcaagtttctATGTGGGAACAATTGCTAAATTtaggatttaaataaaaataattcagacccaatataaaaataattgtcaagtttagacccaaaataataatttaacccTTGAATTTTTGTTATATTATTTTGCTTCATTGAAAAAGATAATTACTACAATTTGGAGTTTTCTATTTACAAGAAGTCATAATTTAAAAATAGAGAAAGAgattaattaaattttagattTCTTGGATGGATTAAAATTTCAGATTTGTTGGAtttcataattttaaaagattaaattttagattttagatTTCTTACCCAACTCGAATTAAAATTTTACTAGAAAAATTAACGAatggtttaattttaattattaaaaatattttaataacatgaataattttAGATAAATTCCAAGTACAAACCAAATAGATTTAGGTAAGAGATTTGGAATTGTTGTTCTCCCAACTTAGTTAATATATACACATAGAAGAGGATTTCTTATAtaatctaaaaattaaaataaattcatatatttttatcaatattttatcGATCCAATTGTTATAGTTTatgatttatttatataaattatgtatgtcaaatttggtgtaaattttaaattttaactatttattttatgtaaaataaaATCAAACGTTGAATACATATTAATATATAGAGtattttaaattgataaattcaacgattgaatcattaaaataataatcataTAAACAATTACAAAAATGTATAAGCTTACTTTAACTTTTACACtgtatatatattttgtaatttgatcAAAAATTTGCTGGATTGAGAAGTTAGACCTAAATGTTGTAACAAATGCACATTTCAAAGTTTTAGACTTGCAAGTAAAAATTTTGTAGACATATTAAGTAAAAAGGGTCCCACAACCAACATTCCCATTAACCCAAATTTACCTTCTTTAGGATGGAACTCTTTTGATTGGATTTGGTTGGGAAAAAGCTTAGAAAATGTAACCTTTGACttgaaattaaaggagttaatATTGTATCGGttgatttgtttttgttttggtaCGTTTTGAGGCTTTAGGTCTATGCCCACGCCGAAATCCCCGTCCATCTCCTTCGTCGTTTGCAACATGTTGTTGTGAGAAAGCTTCATCAATGTTTGAAACTGCAATCACTATCGTTATACTTTGTTAGTAGTGGATCAGGACTTCAAAGAGTGTCATTGTGTAACCAAAGTTTGCATGGTGAATATTATTTGTTTCTTAGGTACCAAAAAAAAATCTGTCGAATCTAGCAATTGCTCTTCAGTCTTTACTTTCTGCAACTATCAAAATGAAAGTTGTTCCAACAATATTTCTACACATAATTTGATTATTGAAAGTAAaagataattaatattaaaataattttattgataattattgttttaaaattttcatgttaaaattacaaattaaaatagataatatgtaaataaatatttaagttaaatatttatctaaattttaaacttttgattttctaattaaaattaaaatttattattatcattacttaATATTTAAAATGGTTATCATTATGTATCGAATTAAATTGATTTTACTATATACTTTGTCATATACTATACACATATAAAATATGATACACcaattattatatataatttgaataattttattataggttttgattatatatatatattttttttttgacaCAATGCCTAGAACTGTCAATAGTCTCTCCCCAACTCATATGTAGGAAGATAATGCACTTGAACACAACAATACCTATTCCAATCGAACTAATACTCAATCAACCAATTACTCTATATATTTAAAATTCACAATTTGCCCACTTTGGAAATGCTTTATTCCCCTTGGAGAAGGTATAGgaaattaataaacattttatttttgggaccatgtttcttttctttttctttttttctccccCAAAACCCCCCAACTAACAGTCTATAGCAACATCTAATGCATTCTCTCCTTCACACATACATTCATTCATACATGAAAGCTTTTATGGTGTATGTGTGAAAAGTGTGAAATATTTGGGTTGGAAACTAAGTCAAACTACTTTCTAAATATGTTGGTTTGGGTGGATTTGGGTTGCTTCTCTTTTTTGaccaataagaaaaaaaaattgggtcAAAACCACTTGATATCTTAGTACTAATGAGGTCTCACCTTTTAGGTGGTGATATCAACCACAATATAAGTGAACCTTCAAATGTAATGAATACCATTAATGTACATCTCAATCAGTAAGATCCTAGTGctaacacaattttttttttgtcttgtttaatatagaaattaaataaaaatgttcATCTCAATTAGCAAACTCTACATTTGATGTCCTTTATCAGATTATGTTTATAGGGTTGTTGGATAAGAAAGTTAAattcaaataatattttaaaaaaaaatttgatacTATATTTGAATTAGATTTCAACAAATCGAGTAAATTTATTtaagttaatttattttaatctatATTAATCTGTCGATTTTTAATTTGACAAGAAAATATATATTCAAGTGTATTGAATAGTTTTATCCTTTTAATTAAAGTTTTGGAAAAGATTATCATGCTGTTTATTTACAAATCATAATTATGTTGATTAATTAAAAAAGGGGTAATATCGAAAGAGAAATGAATATCCAATGGCAAAACAAAGCTCTCATAGACAACATTCAAATACCACcatcccttctttttttttaacaaaCACTCACACCTCTCTCCTTTCTAATTTTCAACCCAAAAGAATTAAAATGAACTCGGAAGGATTGTCTTCTTCTTCTTTAGGGAAACcccatttttaaaaaataaggagATTTTCAGTTTCAGCTGTTGAGACCCCAAAAGGCAAAGAAGCTCTCAACTTATTCAGCAATGGTAGCAGAAACTTGGATACATAAACTGGGAAGCCAGGTAAGTTCCAATCTTAAACATGCTTTTCTTCTCGACCCTTCTTCCAAGAAAAAGAACACCCAAAACAACCCAACATCCAAAAAGCATGAAACTGTCGGTATCTTGTCTTTTGAAGTTGCCAATGTCATGTCCAAAACTATTCATCTCCACAAATCCCTGTCTGAACCCGAGGTTTCTAAGCTCAAATTCGAGATCTTAAACTCCCAAGGCATTTCCAATTTGATTTCTTCTGATGAGAATTACCTTCTTTCCCTTGTTTTAGCTGAAAAGCTGGATGAGTTAAACAAGGTTGCCAATGTTGTCTCTAGACTAGGCAAAAAATGTAATGAACCTGCTTTAACAGGTTTTGAACATGTTTATGGAGATGTAATTAATGGGGTTATTGATGTTAGAGAGTTGGGATTTTTAGTCAAAGATATGGATGGAATGGTTAAGAAAATGGAAAGCTATGTTAATTCCACTGCTAATTTGTATAATGAAATGGAGGTTTTGAATGAATTAGAACAGGGTTCTAAGAAGTTTCAAGCAAACCCTCATGAGGAAAGTAAGAGAGCTTTTGAGCAAAAATTGATTTGGCAGAAACAAGATGTTAGGCATCTTAAAAATGTTTCACTTTGGAACCAAACATTTGATAAGGTTGTTGAGTTGTTGGTTAGGACTGTTTGTACTGTTTTTGCTAGGATTCTTCTTGTTTTTGGGGAGTCTTTGAGAAAGGATAGTGAATTTGGGAGGGTTAATGGCGGTTTTCGTGATCGAGACGACGTCGTTGTTTCTAGGTATTTGAAACGGGTTCTTAGTAAGAGTAGTAGTGTTGGGAGTGGTCAGCCTGGGAATGTGACGGAGAAACAGCGAATGAGTTTGAAGCATAGGGGGATTGATTCTCGAAAGGGTGAGTTCGGGTTGTTTCGAGTTGAGGATTTCGGTTTTGCTTGTGGGACTAGTCCTGGGAGGTTTTTCACTGATTGCCTTAGTTTGAACTGTTCAGTTTCAAGGTACGGGAACAGCGGCAATGATGATGGGAACGTTGGTTGTGATGATCGAAGTAGCCAGATTTCGGGATGTTGTAGTGTTGCAAATGATGGGCCGAAGAGAGAGCGGCGCAATAGCTCCCCTTTTCTTCAGTCCCAATGTAGTGTTCTTTTGAATGAAAACCAGAGACAATCCAAGTTTGGTGTGTTGAATAATGCACAATTTGGTCCTAAAAGTAGGTTAGCAGTATATGCTTCACCCTCCACTGTGGGAGGTTCTGCTCTTGCCTTGCATTACGCGAATGTAGTAATCGTCATCGAGAAGTTGCTGCGGTACCCTCATTTGGTCGGCGAAGAAGCTCGAGACGATCTGTATCAGATGTTGCCAACAAGTCTGAGACTGTCTCTGAGGACTAATCTCAAGTCCTATGACAAGAACTTGGAGATATACGATGCTCCATTGGCTCACGATTGGAAAGAAACTCTCGACGGGATATTACATTGGCTTGCCCCAATGGCACATAACATGATCCGATGGCAAAGCGAGCGGAATTTCGAGCAGCAACAAATTGTTACTCGGACGAACGTTCTTCTCCTCCAAACATTATATTTTGCAGATAGGGAAAAGACCGAAGCAGCTATCTGTGAGCTTCTTGTTGGGTTGAATTACATATGCCGTTACGAGCAGCAGCAAAATGCATTGTTGGATTGTGCAAGCAGTTTCGATTTCGAGGACTGCATGGAATGGCAGATGAAATATGGAAATTCGTACATTGATTAATTACGAAGTTCGAATATTACAAATACATGTAGAGATTTGTAGAGTATTTTTCTTGACCCTCGTAGTTCAACAAGATGTTAATATCTCAGTTACGCATGGAAAGGCTTTCCCTGTAATCAAAGCTTGAAGTTGATTAATGTATCCACTTTTGAAGGTATGGGAAATTTTTACTTTTTCAGTGTatataatttggattaatttataaaaaaatatattcgtATATGAAGGGTTAAATGTTTGATGCACTTACAATCTATAATTCTATACGCCTATCTTCACTAATAGTGCATAGAAATATATACCGTTAACGTATTAAATATAAATCCATATATGTTTCTTTGTAGTTCCTTGCTAGTTTAATGCAATCAATTTATATGGTGTCCCAATATGAAAGTAGCTACCGATGTAGTGGAAGCATGCAAAATGAATAGCATTATTGGTTTTAAGCATTCCtgaactttatatatatatatatataaatcatcaTTACCCCGTACTtgaatgccttaatttcatgaaGATGTCAACTGATAATGAGAAACTGGCATTCATCATGTTTAAGTGTCACCCTTCTATTCCCCTTTTTGATGGGATGTCATGGGGACATCCACTCATTAGTTTTCTGGCATGAGGGCTTTTTTTTATCTACTCATTGCACCTTTATGTTGCTTCCATGTTCGAGTACTTATGTCTATTCCTCCAAATACATGAAAATCTTTTGGATATACCTGTATACGGTGCTTAATTAAAGTTCAAGTAATATAGCATTTGTTTCATCCTTTCAAACTTCAACATGTAATGATTGTTGCTGGGTGGAATTTGCATTGTGAAATTAGGATTTGTCAATGTTGGAAAACAATCCCCATTAAACTTATCTCAACTATCCGTATGAACTTAAAATTGATATTTGAGAGGATTTGGAATAAACTTGAATTTTATATTCAGCTAATTCAAAATATGAGTTAGGTTTAAGCTTCAATATCTAGGGTTCGAGTTAAACTTGATCATTGGTTGAGTCATTCGCCTAGGTCTGAAGGTTTACTCAAAAAGTGAGAgagtttgagtaaaaatataagcTTGAAAAATGGATTTAGACAAAAAATAAGGCTTGTTTTCTAAACAATGGATCAAGCCTCCAGTAAGACTTTTCGGCCCGAGCTTGGCTCAAATCTACCTAAATTTTTTTCTACTATTGTTTGTTATTATTTTGCcgctattttgttattatattactattattttgttataattatttggatattgtataactttattttattgttaattttgttactattttagatgtatttgcttgttaagctacaattatattagtattatttaaatataaatatgttttttaatatattttaatttattggaaaatatttattttaatgcttttagtatatttgatatattatatttttaaatttatttttatattaaaaaagttTTGATACTGAACAATCAGACTcgggttttaatattttttatctgAGTCGAGCTTGGGCGAAATTTTAGGCTCATTTTCTGGATTGGGTCAAACTCAAACTTaaaaaacaagtttaaaattttGCATTGACCCAGTCTAAATCTGACTCGGACCATAATCAGGTCTAGTTGGAGCCGACTCGTGttttaagtgtttttttttttttttaaatttgtaataCTTCTGATATTATAGCCTCCCTGCCATCATATGCAGTCAAATGGCCAAAGATTGGTGCTTACCTTGTAAATAGGCTACTAGTTTAGGGACAATCGATCAGGTGGTATCTTCTGACAATTACTCACataatttattacaattttaaCCACGCAACTGATTTAATCGATTTAATAAGTTGGATGAATTACATTGGTTAtgatgattaatttaattttgtatGCTGTTAAAATAGGTTAAGTCGATTAGTTATTGGCtaatgtttattttttaaatagttaaatatattataatatttttttttaactaAAACTCAATCCAATTTGTGTTTTATTCTTcacaaaaacaaataaatttaaagataataaaataataaaatatattatttcatattaatatttatgtattttaataattaaatttaaataaaaatattttaaaatttatttaattaaatttgagtCGGGCCGATTCAAAAACAAAAATCCTTGTCCAAATCCAAACTCATGGACAATTCTACTCGACACCTATGAGCATTGAGTTTCTTtgaatttaatgtatttaattttgattaatagGGAGTTTAGCCCTAATAAATACAAAATGGCCTCGAGTAGTTGTGGCTCTGTTAAAGGAATACATTGCTCTAGTAGTTGTGATGTTGAGGAGGAAAACAAGAAGAATGAAGAGGGTGGCTCATACAGTGGTGATTTGCTAAAGGCCATTTGGTGGGAGGTTAAGCAAGGTAGGAGcataaagagaagaagaagaagaagatcctcTTTTAAGGCTAACGGTGGGGTATTTATATTCAAGGTTGACTACCCCTTGGCATTAGGTCTtgatacatgtctatgttggtcTTGTTGTGGTTAACCTCTTAACAAACATGATAGCCTTCTTAACTAGGCAACAATAGAACTAATAGATTTAGCGATTCGATTGTGATTAGATTGATGTGGATTTGAAGAGAGCCTACATGGGCTATTTATGTAATTTGTGTAATGAAGAGACTCAACATTTGTCTTTGACAAGATAGTTTAAAATCACTCCATGTGTCGAGCATGCATGTACTGGCAAGGATCATAGTTGGAGGGATGTCACCCATAGATAAGATTGTGATTGGTAAGGTAAGGTTGACAAAACCCATTCTAACAAAATATGCATAACATGTGGATATGGTAATTTTGATTAATTGGTTATTTAATCTAGCATttatttattgttaatatttaattttttattttgttacacATAGTATAttgattgtttttgtttttgtgcaCTATTAGGTTGAGGAATGAAATCTTCAAAATTGACAACATGCACGTTATCTAATGCCAAATAAAGAGTAAGGTCGACTAAAAGCATGTCTAGAGGCAGCAGTTTTTTAATGTGTATGTAATACTTCAAAATCCAATGCAATTATCGTTGCTTATAGCTTTTGTGGAAAGATGGACATCAAAGACTCTCAACTTCCACTTTCCTTACGATGAAGTGACAACTATGTTGAAAAATGTAGCCATAATCATGATCCTTCcaattgaaagtgttgttgtcaCTAGTGTGACTCAATATGATTGGTGGAATGCTTATGATAGATAAGTTTTGCTAGAGGAACTCACTCTTATCTTTGGGAGTTCACGCTACTAGCACTCTTGTATCGAATACTT encodes:
- the LOC108475806 gene encoding protein PSK SIMULATOR 1-like, giving the protein MVAETWIHKLGSQVSSNLKHAFLLDPSSKKKNTQNNPTSKKHETVGILSFEVANVMSKTIHLHKSLSEPEVSKLKFEILNSQGISNLISSDENYLLSLVLAEKLDELNKVANVVSRLGKKCNEPALTGFEHVYGDVINGVIDVRELGFLVKDMDGMVKKMESYVNSTANLYNEMEVLNELEQGSKKFQANPHEESKRAFEQKLIWQKQDVRHLKNVSLWNQTFDKVVELLVRTVCTVFARILLVFGESLRKDSEFGRVNGGFRDRDDVVVSRYLKRVLSKSSSVGSGQPGNVTEKQRMSLKHRGIDSRKGEFGLFRVEDFGFACGTSPGRFFTDCLSLNCSVSRYGNSGNDDGNVGCDDRSSQISGCCSVANDGPKRERRNSSPFLQSQCSVLLNENQRQSKFGVLNNAQFGPKSRLAVYASPSTVGGSALALHYANVVIVIEKLLRYPHLVGEEARDDLYQMLPTSLRLSLRTNLKSYDKNLEIYDAPLAHDWKETLDGILHWLAPMAHNMIRWQSERNFEQQQIVTRTNVLLLQTLYFADREKTEAAICELLVGLNYICRYEQQQNALLDCASSFDFEDCMEWQMKYGNSYID